The Ignatzschineria rhizosphaerae genome contains a region encoding:
- the tenA gene encoding thiaminase II has protein sequence MTQTFCDRLFQRVAPVWNAYLEHPFVKGIGTGTLEHAKFRHYMRQDYVYLIEYSRLFAIGAAKSDDLETMTLFANLLSGTMNFEMGLHRTYAAKFGISNEDLENTAPSSTVTAYTSYMLQEAYKGGVENTAAAVLACAWSYNFIGKELATWKGALDHEFYGPWVQTYSGDEFSKLAKTCIDLVNRLAQGMPERKLKEMEEIFVKTSYFEYMFWDMAVEESMWPCKMV, from the coding sequence ATGACTCAAACATTTTGTGATCGCCTCTTTCAACGTGTTGCCCCTGTTTGGAATGCTTATTTAGAACATCCTTTTGTGAAAGGTATTGGAACTGGGACATTAGAACATGCAAAATTTCGCCACTATATGCGCCAAGATTATGTTTATCTTATTGAATATTCTCGCCTTTTCGCCATTGGCGCAGCAAAATCTGATGACTTAGAGACCATGACGCTTTTTGCCAATCTACTCTCTGGCACAATGAATTTTGAAATGGGTCTACACCGCACTTATGCTGCAAAGTTTGGGATATCTAATGAAGATTTAGAAAATACAGCACCTTCCTCAACAGTGACAGCTTACACAAGCTATATGCTCCAAGAAGCTTATAAAGGAGGCGTTGAGAATACTGCAGCTGCCGTTCTTGCATGTGCTTGGAGTTATAACTTTATTGGAAAAGAACTTGCAACATGGAAAGGCGCCCTTGACCATGAATTTTATGGTCCGTGGGTGCAAACCTACTCTGGTGATGAATTTTCAAAGCTTGCCAAAACCTGTATCGATCTTGTTAATCGATTAGCGCAAGGGATGCCGGAGCGTAAACTTAAAGAGATGGAAGAGATCTTTGTGAAAACCAGTTATTTTGAATATATGTTCTGGGATATGGCTGTTGAAGAATCCATGTGGCCTTGCAAGATGGTGTAA
- a CDS encoding HesB/IscA family protein has protein sequence MFTVTDAARVQLAKNLAESNAEAIKVALQKSGCSGYKYYIDFCDKIDDSVVVLEESPVQIVAEASILPYLESVTLDYIQDGINRMFKFQNPEAKAECGCGESFMF, from the coding sequence ATGTTTACGGTTACAGATGCTGCAAGAGTGCAGCTTGCAAAAAACTTAGCAGAGAGTAATGCAGAGGCGATAAAAGTCGCATTACAAAAGTCAGGTTGCTCAGGATATAAGTACTACATTGATTTTTGTGACAAGATCGATGATAGCGTTGTCGTGCTTGAAGAGAGCCCTGTACAAATTGTCGCAGAAGCATCGATATTACCCTATCTTGAGAGCGTCACATTAGATTACATTCAAGATGGTATTAATCGGATGTTCAAATTCCAAAACCCAGAAGCAAAAGCGGAGTGTGGTTGCGGTGAAAGTTTTATGTTTTAA
- a CDS encoding N-acetylglutaminylglutamine amidotransferase, with protein MSGIAGVLKLNQTAVDESLLQKMSEPIIKRGPDGTSVFRHKMVGLIQTKLQAISNGDEPFLDEKIGISVVTNGTIYNQDALRETLREMGYQFLTQSQAEVLTKAYHCWGHQFVERLDGAYAIALWDDQAETLLLVRDRFGKKPLYYSFGKAHDAFYFASNTQSILQSQDIDTSIDPEALHFMYSLHAVVPAPLTILKGIRKVEPGSYMVIKNNGIAKETSYWELTATRDYPDDDYETWKEIIESSLKSAIKKEMGFANEKVGVLLSGGLDSTLITALAIEEGFKDIQTFSVGFEDQPEEKGSEFFYSDQFVDKYQTDHYKFEVPNSEALTRLPEAIRNMSEPLFGQDAIGFYLLSEKVKSITSVVQSGQGADEVFAGYFWYPKMVESQELDPLKRFSEHYFDRPHEEWLQAFTSKYHTHDVAGDFIRDHLTKSGATTFLDRVLRLDVTRLVVDDPVKRVDNMTMAHALEARMPFMDQRLVELAMAMPPEYKLMHHGKGILKDIARGRVPDSIIDRPKAYFPMPALKYVRGEFLEMMQDLLTSEKSRSRGIFNEAYIQDLLKNPEAPSSFTNIQGSKLWHAALLELWLQSVGL; from the coding sequence ATGAGTGGAATTGCCGGTGTTTTAAAATTAAATCAAACTGCAGTTGATGAATCCCTACTTCAGAAGATGTCCGAGCCAATTATCAAACGTGGACCTGATGGAACTTCAGTTTTTCGCCATAAAATGGTGGGGCTCATTCAGACTAAGTTGCAGGCTATCAGCAATGGGGATGAGCCATTTTTAGATGAAAAGATTGGAATCTCGGTCGTCACTAATGGCACGATCTACAATCAAGATGCGCTTCGAGAAACGCTTCGTGAAATGGGCTATCAGTTTTTGACGCAGAGCCAAGCAGAAGTCTTAACAAAGGCTTATCATTGCTGGGGGCATCAATTTGTTGAAAGACTTGATGGTGCCTATGCAATTGCACTCTGGGATGATCAGGCAGAAACATTACTATTAGTACGTGATCGCTTTGGGAAAAAACCGCTCTATTATAGTTTTGGTAAAGCGCATGATGCTTTCTATTTTGCGTCAAATACGCAGAGTATTTTACAAAGTCAGGATATTGATACTTCAATTGACCCAGAAGCACTCCATTTTATGTATTCCCTTCATGCTGTTGTCCCGGCACCTTTAACGATTTTGAAAGGAATTCGTAAAGTTGAGCCCGGTAGCTATATGGTTATCAAAAATAATGGTATTGCTAAAGAGACAAGTTATTGGGAGTTGACGGCAACGAGAGATTATCCTGATGACGATTATGAAACTTGGAAAGAGATAATCGAGAGCTCTTTGAAATCTGCGATTAAGAAAGAGATGGGATTTGCTAATGAAAAAGTTGGCGTCCTTCTCTCTGGCGGATTAGACTCAACCTTGATTACCGCTTTGGCGATTGAAGAGGGTTTTAAGGATATTCAGACTTTCTCTGTAGGGTTTGAAGATCAGCCTGAAGAGAAAGGATCAGAGTTTTTCTATTCAGATCAATTTGTCGATAAATATCAGACGGATCATTATAAATTTGAAGTTCCCAATAGTGAGGCGCTAACTCGTTTACCAGAAGCGATTCGCAATATGAGTGAGCCACTTTTTGGGCAAGATGCGATAGGCTTTTATCTACTTTCAGAAAAGGTGAAATCTATTACATCTGTGGTGCAAAGCGGGCAGGGCGCTGATGAGGTTTTTGCCGGCTATTTTTGGTATCCCAAAATGGTGGAGAGTCAGGAGTTAGATCCTCTAAAGCGTTTTTCAGAACATTATTTCGATAGACCGCATGAAGAGTGGTTGCAAGCTTTTACATCGAAATACCATACGCATGATGTTGCCGGAGATTTTATTAGAGATCATCTTACAAAAAGCGGGGCAACAACCTTTTTAGATCGAGTACTTCGCCTAGATGTGACGCGTTTAGTGGTAGATGATCCGGTAAAGCGGGTGGATAATATGACAATGGCGCACGCTTTAGAGGCAAGAATGCCGTTTATGGATCAGCGTTTAGTGGAGTTAGCAATGGCAATGCCGCCAGAGTATAAACTGATGCATCACGGTAAAGGTATCTTAAAAGATATCGCAAGAGGACGCGTGCCAGATTCTATTATTGATCGCCCAAAAGCATATTTTCCAATGCCGGCATTAAAGTATGTTCGTGGTGAGTTTTTAGAGATGATGCAAGATCTATTAACTAGCGAGAAATCTCGCTCTCGCGGTATTTTTAATGAAGCTTATATTCAAGATCTTCTTAAAAATCCCGAGGCGCCATCAAGCTTTACCAATATTCAAGGCTCGAAATTATGGCATGCGGCATTACTCGAGTTGTGGTTGCAATCGGTAGGATTATAG
- a CDS encoding ACT domain-containing protein translates to MSKPSTLQEVLQNLDPVLSQHTFVYVGVTNQSLLKVLGYDPVAFYKEKAGITLILRKDEADNNFLNYDNEFCKIDLNAPFYFDCTGLTAIVSSALAKAGIAIRPIQTAYSRFILVEKEDAHTALEILITLQKKIQGFSAH, encoded by the coding sequence ATGTCTAAACCTTCTACCCTTCAAGAAGTTTTACAAAATCTTGATCCGGTGCTTTCTCAGCACACATTCGTTTACGTTGGAGTCACCAATCAATCATTACTAAAGGTCTTGGGCTATGACCCTGTAGCTTTCTATAAAGAAAAAGCAGGCATCACGCTTATCCTACGCAAGGATGAAGCCGATAATAACTTCCTCAATTATGATAATGAGTTTTGCAAAATTGATCTTAACGCCCCTTTTTACTTCGACTGCACCGGTTTAACTGCAATTGTTTCTAGTGCTCTAGCAAAAGCGGGGATCGCTATTCGCCCTATCCAAACTGCTTATAGTCGCTTTATTTTAGTTGAAAAAGAGGACGCTCATACCGCTCTTGAAATCCTTATTACCTTACAGAAAAAAATTCAAGGCTTTAGCGCGCATTAG
- the uvrC gene encoding excinuclease ABC subunit UvrC yields MTQQDSVKFDANDFLKHAPLMPGVYMMRDINHDVIYVGKAKNLKNRLSSYFKTKQLPPKTQALVANIASIETTITTTEREALLLESNLIKEYRPRYNVRLIDDKSYPYIYVSDHPFPRFSFYRGARKRKGRMFGPFPSSGAVRETLNLMAKVFRIRECEDSFFSHRTRPCLQYQIQRCSGPCVDKISRKEYLETVDEAMLFLRGDSQKLVDLLIAKMTLYSQDLQFEKAGEIRDQIQYIREIQGSNMMEENRDSLDIHALYTSAEIVNVEVMMIRDGRVLGTRAYFPKVPKDTPNEEIMSAFIMQYYGEHRQPPRNIIINTELSKEEETWLLLALSQSVDYQVQLQYPQNIRGRKRQWLNLVESNARHSVEIKLASRAQVEDRLFSLNTILGFEKNIQRIECFDISHSFGERTVASNVVYTPEGFTKKFYRRFNIEGVTAGDDYEAMRQVLTRRFKGKDPAQDPQGFPDLLLIDGGKGQLQVAIEVLDALGLSALPLMSISEGEGKVRGKDIIWMRDKAPLPLDSSSPAFHLLTQIRDEAHRFAIEGHRTRRDKMRRRSVLEDIPGIGETRRTALLTHFGGLESLKNAAVSDIAKVPGISQKLAEVVYQGLRDIN; encoded by the coding sequence ATGACTCAGCAAGATAGTGTAAAGTTTGATGCCAATGATTTTTTGAAACATGCACCCTTAATGCCGGGCGTCTATATGATGCGGGATATTAACCATGACGTGATTTACGTGGGTAAAGCTAAAAATTTAAAAAATCGATTATCCAGTTATTTTAAAACAAAACAATTACCGCCAAAGACACAAGCATTGGTGGCAAACATTGCTTCTATCGAAACAACTATCACAACGACCGAACGAGAAGCGCTATTATTAGAGAGTAATCTAATTAAAGAGTATCGACCTCGCTATAACGTGAGATTAATTGATGATAAAAGCTATCCCTATATCTATGTTTCAGATCACCCATTTCCTCGTTTTAGTTTTTACCGAGGGGCTAGAAAGCGTAAGGGGCGAATGTTTGGTCCTTTTCCTTCATCAGGTGCGGTGAGGGAGACATTAAACCTGATGGCGAAAGTATTCCGTATTCGGGAGTGTGAAGATAGTTTTTTTAGCCATCGAACAAGACCCTGTCTGCAATATCAAATTCAGCGCTGTAGTGGTCCTTGTGTTGATAAGATTTCCCGTAAAGAGTATTTAGAAACAGTGGATGAAGCGATGCTCTTTTTACGTGGAGATTCACAAAAGTTAGTCGATCTTTTAATTGCGAAAATGACACTTTATAGTCAGGATCTTCAATTTGAAAAGGCGGGAGAAATCCGAGATCAAATTCAATATATTCGAGAGATTCAAGGCTCGAATATGATGGAAGAGAATCGGGACTCTTTAGATATTCATGCACTCTATACCTCAGCTGAGATTGTGAATGTAGAAGTAATGATGATTCGTGATGGGCGAGTATTAGGAACGCGGGCATATTTCCCCAAAGTCCCTAAAGATACACCAAATGAAGAGATTATGAGTGCATTTATAATGCAGTATTATGGTGAACATCGCCAACCTCCTCGTAATATTATTATTAATACGGAGCTATCGAAGGAAGAGGAGACTTGGTTGTTGTTAGCGCTGTCGCAGAGTGTTGATTATCAAGTGCAGTTGCAATATCCCCAAAATATCAGGGGGCGAAAACGTCAATGGCTTAATCTTGTGGAGAGCAATGCTCGGCACTCTGTAGAAATTAAGCTTGCCAGCCGTGCGCAAGTGGAAGATCGTCTCTTTTCGCTTAATACGATTTTAGGATTTGAGAAGAATATTCAGCGAATAGAGTGCTTTGATATCTCTCATAGTTTTGGGGAGCGCACTGTTGCGTCTAATGTTGTCTATACCCCTGAAGGGTTTACGAAAAAATTTTATCGCCGCTTCAATATTGAGGGCGTCACGGCCGGTGATGATTATGAAGCGATGCGACAAGTGTTAACAAGGCGATTTAAGGGAAAGGATCCTGCGCAAGATCCGCAAGGTTTTCCTGATCTATTGTTGATCGATGGCGGTAAGGGGCAATTGCAAGTAGCTATTGAGGTTTTAGATGCGCTCGGTTTAAGCGCTTTGCCATTAATGAGTATTTCTGAAGGGGAAGGGAAGGTTCGAGGAAAGGATATTATTTGGATGCGAGATAAGGCGCCGCTTCCTTTAGATTCTAGCTCTCCGGCATTTCATCTATTGACTCAAATTCGAGATGAAGCGCATCGGTTTGCCATTGAAGGGCATCGAACAAGAAGGGATAAAATGCGTCGGCGATCTGTTTTAGAGGATATTCCTGGAATTGGAGAGACTCGGCGTACCGCACTTTTAACGCATTTTGGTGGTTTGGAATCTCTTAAAAATGCCGCCGTTTCAGATATTGCTAAAGTGCCAGGAATTAGCCAGAAATTAGCAGAAGTTGTTTATCAAGGATTACGAGATATTAATTAA
- a CDS encoding MATE family efflux transporter — protein MKIFERFRFQKDEFKTLLSLMMPILITQWFLVGMGAVDIAITGHFNDSVQASVGLGVMVWNPLLLCSTGVLMSVAIFSAHEFGRGKTLEVAKIWHNGLLISTVLILLVVLIMNFFSETLLRLIRVDETLIPGSVSYLRALSIGAPAILVFNSLRAVCDGVARPIIITIVCGIGFVVNAVLNYVLVNGYEPLGIPSFGIVGSGVGTGLTFWIMLLLLILFTFIDPRLKSLRLFRRPQKPDERLREMVKVGLPSGATLFAEVAIFSAAGLILGQFGTNVVASHQISLSITSLTFMIPVSLAMALTAMTGHRMGRMDYASVLRVSRMGIVVVIGLMVVTSLILFGARYHIPQLYNSNPEIVHMSAALIIYSIFFQLPDGLQIAANGVLRGMKDTKTPMLLGIASYWLIAFPLCYYLGVVKEMEAAGVWIGLIVGILFAAIFLNIRLAILSRRLPVAKAVQETEVLGV, from the coding sequence ATGAAAATTTTTGAACGTTTTCGTTTTCAAAAAGATGAGTTTAAAACATTACTCAGCTTAATGATGCCAATCCTCATTACCCAATGGTTTTTAGTGGGAATGGGGGCTGTGGATATTGCAATTACAGGACATTTTAATGATTCTGTGCAAGCATCGGTAGGGTTAGGCGTAATGGTTTGGAATCCTCTACTACTTTGTAGTACAGGGGTTTTAATGAGTGTTGCGATATTTAGCGCACATGAATTTGGTCGTGGTAAAACGCTTGAGGTGGCAAAAATTTGGCATAATGGATTGCTGATTTCCACCGTTTTAATACTGCTTGTGGTTCTGATTATGAATTTCTTTTCAGAAACATTACTGCGCTTGATTCGTGTTGATGAAACGTTAATTCCAGGATCTGTCTCTTATTTAAGGGCGTTAAGTATTGGTGCGCCGGCAATTTTGGTATTTAATAGTCTTCGTGCAGTGTGTGATGGTGTTGCTCGTCCCATTATTATTACGATTGTTTGCGGCATTGGTTTTGTTGTAAATGCCGTGTTGAACTATGTATTAGTGAACGGATATGAGCCATTAGGAATCCCTAGTTTTGGGATTGTTGGTTCAGGAGTGGGAACGGGATTAACATTTTGGATTATGTTATTACTTTTGATCCTTTTTACCTTTATTGATCCTCGTTTAAAGAGTTTGCGTCTATTTCGTAGACCTCAAAAGCCTGATGAAAGATTAAGAGAGATGGTGAAGGTTGGGCTTCCAAGCGGCGCGACTCTTTTTGCTGAAGTGGCAATTTTTTCAGCTGCCGGGCTTATCCTAGGGCAATTTGGAACAAATGTGGTGGCAAGCCATCAGATATCACTCTCTATTACTTCATTAACCTTTATGATCCCCGTGAGTTTAGCGATGGCACTGACGGCAATGACGGGGCATCGAATGGGGCGTATGGATTATGCGAGCGTGCTTCGTGTTAGCCGAATGGGAATTGTTGTTGTGATTGGATTGATGGTTGTGACAAGTTTAATCCTCTTTGGTGCGCGTTATCATATTCCACAGCTTTATAATAGTAACCCAGAGATTGTGCATATGAGTGCGGCATTGATTATCTATTCAATTTTCTTCCAATTGCCAGATGGTTTACAAATTGCGGCTAATGGAGTACTTCGTGGAATGAAAGATACAAAAACGCCGATGTTGCTGGGGATAGCCTCTTATTGGTTGATTGCTTTCCCGCTTTGTTATTATTTAGGTGTGGTAAAAGAGATGGAAGCTGCTGGCGTTTGGATTGGTTTAATTGTGGGAATCTTGTTTGCGGCGATCTTCTTAAATATTCGTTTGGCAATTCTTTCTCGCAGATTACCAGTTGCGAAGGCTGTGCAAGAGACGGAAGTTTTAGGAGTTTAA
- the tsaE gene encoding tRNA (adenosine(37)-N6)-threonylcarbamoyltransferase complex ATPase subunit type 1 TsaE, whose translation MTVKFDRILKSEEETALFARTLAKWIMKANLQDCKIYLEGNLGAGKTTFSRYFIQAFGVKGAIKSPTYTLIEPYELDDRTILHADLYRLSSPIELFDLGLLEEAGIWLIEWPEKGEGVLPSADIELKLEREGEALTVNVISQSAVGDALLADVQADL comes from the coding sequence ATGACGGTAAAGTTTGATCGAATTTTAAAAAGCGAAGAAGAGACAGCGCTATTTGCAAGGACGCTTGCTAAGTGGATAATGAAGGCAAACTTACAAGATTGTAAGATCTATTTAGAAGGTAATCTTGGCGCAGGGAAAACAACTTTTTCTCGCTACTTTATTCAAGCCTTTGGTGTTAAAGGGGCAATTAAAAGCCCAACTTATACGTTAATTGAGCCCTATGAGCTTGATGACCGTACCATTTTACATGCTGATCTTTACCGTTTATCTTCGCCCATTGAGCTATTTGATTTAGGTTTATTGGAAGAGGCAGGGATCTGGTTGATTGAATGGCCAGAAAAAGGGGAGGGAGTATTACCTAGTGCTGATATCGAGCTAAAGCTTGAGCGGGAGGGCGAAGCTCTAACCGTAAACGTTATCTCTCAAAGTGCTGTGGGTGATGCGTTGTTAGCAGATGTTCAGGCTGATCTTTAA
- the apbC gene encoding iron-sulfur cluster carrier protein ApbC — protein MKVTKEMIEDIIKTQTDPFLETDLVSAGCVKSVEISEGSSPQIKVDIVLGFYAKAHSVEIKNTLEKLIAEKTGQTVEVSVSTKIVAHKVQGQLHALPNVKNIIAVASGKGGVGKSTTSVNLALSLLNEGAKVGVLDADIYGPSLPTMLNSHEKPKSLDGKSMEPVISQGLQTNSIGYLIADRDAAIWRAPMAVSALAQMLKETNWKELDYLIVDMPPGTGDIQLTLAQQVPVAGSVIVTTPQDIALLDARKGITMFEKVGITILGIVENMSYHICSNCGHEEAIFGSDGGKALAENEGHTLLGRMPLNKKIREEADSGKPTATTSDPLAKLYQEIAIKTAAVLSLRERDKMAGFPKVVVQQSQGSELK, from the coding sequence ATGAAAGTAACAAAAGAGATGATTGAAGATATTATTAAAACGCAAACCGATCCGTTCTTAGAAACAGATCTAGTGTCGGCAGGATGTGTTAAATCAGTTGAAATCAGCGAAGGTTCATCACCGCAGATTAAAGTCGATATTGTCTTAGGCTTCTATGCTAAAGCGCATAGTGTCGAGATTAAAAATACGTTAGAAAAATTAATAGCAGAAAAAACAGGGCAGACAGTTGAAGTCAGTGTGAGTACAAAGATTGTCGCTCACAAAGTTCAAGGTCAACTACACGCGCTTCCAAATGTTAAAAATATTATTGCCGTAGCATCAGGTAAAGGTGGCGTTGGAAAATCAACAACTTCGGTAAACCTTGCATTATCACTCTTAAATGAAGGCGCTAAGGTGGGCGTTTTGGATGCGGATATTTATGGTCCAAGCTTGCCAACGATGCTCAATAGCCACGAAAAGCCAAAATCCTTAGATGGAAAATCTATGGAGCCGGTGATATCTCAAGGGCTTCAAACAAACTCAATTGGATATTTAATTGCAGATCGTGATGCGGCAATTTGGCGTGCGCCAATGGCAGTTTCAGCGCTCGCACAGATGCTAAAAGAGACTAACTGGAAAGAGCTTGATTATCTGATTGTAGATATGCCGCCAGGAACAGGGGATATTCAACTAACATTAGCACAGCAAGTGCCGGTTGCCGGAAGTGTCATTGTGACAACACCGCAAGATATTGCACTACTTGATGCGCGTAAGGGAATTACGATGTTTGAGAAGGTGGGTATCACCATTCTTGGGATTGTCGAAAATATGAGTTATCACATCTGTTCAAATTGTGGACATGAAGAGGCGATTTTTGGTAGTGATGGGGGTAAGGCGCTTGCAGAAAATGAAGGTCATACGCTTTTAGGCCGTATGCCGCTTAATAAAAAGATCCGCGAAGAAGCTGATAGTGGGAAGCCTACAGCTACAACTTCAGATCCTTTAGCAAAGCTTTATCAAGAAATTGCGATTAAAACAGCCGCAGTACTTTCTCTTCGTGAACGAGATAAAATGGCGGGTTTCCCTAAAGTTGTCGTACAGCAATCACAAGGTTCAGAGCTTAAATAA
- the dcd gene encoding dCTP deaminase encodes MSIKADHWIREQAEKHGMIEPFEPGQVRENEKGRIISYGTSSYGYDVRCSNEFKIFTNINSSIVDPKNFDENSFVDVVSDVCIIPPNSFALARTVEYFRIPRSVLTICLGKSTYARCGIIVNVTPLEPEWEGHVTLEFSNTTNLPAKIYAGEGVAQMLFLESDKECEVSYKDRGGKYQGQTGVTLPRT; translated from the coding sequence ATGTCAATTAAAGCAGACCACTGGATTCGTGAACAGGCAGAAAAACATGGCATGATTGAGCCATTTGAACCTGGGCAAGTCAGAGAAAATGAAAAAGGTCGCATTATTAGCTACGGAACATCGAGCTATGGCTATGATGTACGTTGTAGTAATGAGTTTAAGATCTTCACCAATATTAATTCAAGTATTGTCGATCCTAAAAACTTTGATGAAAATAGTTTTGTGGATGTTGTTTCTGATGTTTGTATTATTCCACCAAACTCATTTGCACTTGCTCGTACTGTTGAATATTTTCGTATCCCACGTAGCGTTTTAACGATTTGCCTTGGTAAGTCAACCTATGCACGTTGTGGGATTATTGTGAATGTCACGCCGCTTGAACCTGAATGGGAAGGGCATGTGACATTAGAATTTTCCAATACAACAAACCTTCCGGCAAAAATTTATGCCGGTGAAGGTGTGGCGCAGATGCTCTTTTTGGAATCTGATAAAGAGTGTGAAGTCTCTTATAAAGATCGAGGCGGAAAGTATCAAGGGCAAACTGGTGTGACGCTTCCGCGTACTTAA
- the map gene encoding type I methionyl aminopeptidase gives MSEISIKTPAQIDGIRKANQAVANLLKRIKPHVKAGVTTQELDDLIHSWMTEDGLISGSLNYGQPPFPGASCISLNHVVCHGIPGDRKLKEGDIVNIDICLAKDGFFGDSSQMFCVGEVSILAQRLVDVTYECMMLGIEEVKPGAPFRNIGRAIQKHAHAHNYSVVQDFCGHGVGLALHEAPQVLHYDSPMVTEIMEPGMIFTIEPMINVGKSAVKVLGDGWTAVTRDRSLTAQWEHAILVTEEGYEILSLPTN, from the coding sequence ATGTCAGAAATCAGTATTAAAACACCCGCACAAATCGACGGTATTCGTAAAGCAAATCAAGCGGTGGCAAATCTTTTAAAGCGTATTAAACCTCATGTGAAAGCCGGAGTAACTACGCAGGAGCTAGATGATCTTATCCATAGTTGGATGACTGAAGATGGTTTAATCTCGGGCAGTTTAAACTATGGGCAACCACCATTTCCAGGCGCTAGCTGTATCTCTTTAAATCATGTTGTTTGTCATGGTATTCCTGGGGATCGCAAGTTGAAAGAAGGGGATATTGTTAATATTGATATCTGTCTTGCCAAAGATGGCTTCTTTGGGGATTCGAGCCAAATGTTCTGTGTGGGTGAAGTTTCTATTCTTGCGCAGCGTTTAGTTGATGTGACATATGAATGTATGATGCTCGGTATTGAAGAAGTGAAGCCGGGCGCACCGTTTCGTAATATTGGTCGTGCCATTCAAAAACATGCCCATGCGCATAATTACTCAGTTGTGCAGGATTTTTGTGGTCATGGTGTCGGGCTTGCATTACATGAAGCGCCACAGGTCCTCCATTATGATTCTCCAATGGTGACGGAGATTATGGAACCAGGTATGATTTTTACAATTGAGCCGATGATTAATGTAGGAAAGTCTGCAGTAAAAGTTTTAGGTGATGGTTGGACGGCAGTAACACGCGATAGATCACTAACTGCGCAGTGGGAACACGCCATTTTAGTAACCGAAGAGGGTTATGAGATTTTAAGTTTACCGACCAACTAA
- a CDS encoding FAD-dependent monooxygenase, whose protein sequence is MVQDHNRRILISGAGPIGLSFALGLKHSTHKIVIIDQHERPTAELLEEDTRMIALSHRSVSFLKSIDIWAELKPFATPIESVQVSEKGYATKVELYASEHDLHDFGALIPLGRLVLGMLKAIDTCDNVTYLDQTRLTHYDLDENHQSTAHCTLVSDGKKQMEVFDWIVAAEGMHSHLRMLSGIESYHSDYDQVAVIARARFTNPHHNMAYERFTSDGPLALLPVGSHEMAVVLIADRTEKEKWKKASDATFSNEVIYRIGYDLGEIEWVSTRHVWDLTLMMPKEVCKPCLTLIGNSAHSLHPIAGQGLNLGFRDCELLLPYFAGNTIPSLHDLKRYQRERRLDVVKVVGATDFLVRSFGIDLPGASQIRNFALKGVNFIKPLKKRIARFGMGY, encoded by the coding sequence ATGGTACAAGATCATAACAGACGAATTTTAATTTCAGGAGCAGGGCCTATCGGGCTCTCTTTTGCGTTGGGGTTAAAGCATTCTACTCACAAGATTGTGATTATTGATCAACATGAAAGGCCAACAGCTGAGCTATTAGAAGAGGATACGAGAATGATTGCGTTATCGCATCGCTCGGTCTCTTTTTTGAAGTCTATAGATATTTGGGCTGAGTTAAAGCCTTTTGCCACACCGATTGAGAGTGTTCAGGTTTCAGAAAAAGGATATGCTACAAAAGTAGAACTTTATGCGTCAGAGCATGATCTTCATGATTTTGGCGCATTAATACCTTTAGGACGTCTTGTTTTAGGGATGTTAAAGGCAATTGATACTTGTGACAATGTGACCTATCTCGATCAGACGCGTTTAACGCATTATGATCTTGATGAAAACCATCAATCTACTGCGCATTGCACTTTAGTAAGTGATGGTAAAAAGCAAATGGAAGTTTTTGATTGGATTGTTGCTGCTGAAGGGATGCATTCCCATTTACGAATGCTCTCTGGAATAGAGTCTTATCATAGTGATTATGATCAGGTCGCGGTGATTGCGAGAGCCCGTTTTACGAATCCGCATCATAATATGGCTTATGAGCGTTTTACAAGTGATGGTCCGCTTGCTTTATTGCCGGTGGGTAGTCATGAAATGGCGGTGGTACTTATTGCAGATCGTACAGAAAAAGAGAAGTGGAAAAAGGCATCTGATGCGACTTTTTCTAATGAGGTTATTTATCGTATCGGTTATGATTTGGGCGAAATCGAGTGGGTATCTACGAGGCATGTTTGGGATTTGACGCTAATGATGCCTAAAGAGGTTTGTAAACCGTGTTTAACCTTAATAGGTAATAGTGCGCACTCCTTGCATCCTATTGCAGGGCAAGGTTTAAATTTAGGGTTTAGGGATTGTGAATTGTTATTACCCTATTTTGCCGGCAATACGATTCCCTCGCTTCACGATTTAAAGCGTTATCAGCGTGAAAGACGCTTAGATGTGGTAAAAGTTGTCGGTGCAACAGATTTCCTAGTTAGAAGTTTTGGCATAGATTTACCGGGTGCATCACAGATACGTAATTTTGCCCTTAAGGGAGTGAATTTTATTAAGCCGTTAAAAAAACGTATTGCCCGCTTTGGGATGGGGTATTAA